In Mus pahari chromosome 12, PAHARI_EIJ_v1.1, whole genome shotgun sequence, the genomic window CTCAGTAAATGGGAAAGTGGGTCTCTGATCTAGACAACAGGGCTACATACATAAACCAAAACAGTACCCAAAACATAAGTACCTTTAAAATGCTGTCAATTAGCTGTTTACTTCTATTTTACAGTGGAGACTGAGGCTTGCTTGGAATGGGATTGCCTCGAGATAAGAACCCTGGTAAAATGGAGAACACAGATAGGACAGGGGCCTGTGAGCAAAAAAAGTTTGGTATAGGAAAATGGTTGAAAATGCTAGATGCTATAATGTGGCAAGAGCCTATCTAAACATTAAAAACGGAGTATTTGAAACTACAGAATTTGATAGAGTAAGTAGGGGTCTAAAGTTCTGAATTGGAAAGGGCTGGGATAGTTGGctgagacagagaaacacatataaaaatcTTGTTTAGCTGTGGGGTAGTTAAAAGGTGGTTTTGTGGCAAGAAACTTAACAGAAATGTGGTAAATGTGTAAGGCAAAGTAGATAAGCAGTTTTACAGGGTTCTCTGAGAGAACAACGCACATGGGTTTTGGAGCACAGATGTGGGATAAGTGAAGGATCAGCTATACCCAGAGACATGCAAAACCCAGAGGGATGTCTTGGCTTGAACTTCCTGTAGTTGGTAAGCTAGCTTATCACCTTAGAGCTGGGCTTGAGGTCCGTCCTGTGCTTCACTTAATGGAGTTCGTGAGGAATGGAGTGGATGGTGTTCTGGGATTGCATTGTAAGACAACCACCTGAGGGAAACTTGTGGTGGCTAAAGGAAGATGGGATGGTAAGAGAAGTGGGCAGAGTGGAGCATtctagaggccagagagggtacAAGTGTGTGGCAAAGAGGTGGCCACAGTTTGTCTCGAATCTGTCTGCATGAACTCTTCGATGCTGGACCTAGAGTTGAACCTAACTTccaactatttattttatttatttagtcagtcTTTTGTGATGCAATCTTAAGTAGTctgggctgacctcaaactagtTAGGTAGTTTAGGCTTAGGATCCTCTTGCACTCTATTCCAAGCAATGGGGTTCCAGTTGTGGGTACCAGGCCtaacattttccctttctttttattttgattttttgaaacaaggtttcttaGTATAGCCTCAATCTGTAGACCCAGGCTGGATATACTACCATCATACCCAGCCTTCTGTCTTTTTGTTCTCTTGAGACATGGACTTACTTGTGTAGAACTAGCTGACCCAGGAAATTTTAttgcagaccaggctagtctcaaactcttcttcctgagcactgagattaaaggtttatgccaccacacctggcctaggcttttccccttttcagtttgcctcagtctcccaaatatTTGCCTGTTTCTAAGGATTGCTAATGGCTAAGTAATTCAttcttgggctggtagtctgtcATGAGATTAGCATTCTGTCAGAGGTCTAGTCACTGAGTACCAGGATGGTATATCACGGTTATGTTTAGCAGTGGCTCTTTGGGAGGGATCTCTGGGTATACACTGCTAAAGCTTTGGCTGGTCACCTAATTGATGTCCTTGCGGCTTGCAGACCTGCTTCGGATGTTCTTTGATGCTCTATATGATGAGGANNTGGTGAAGGAAGATGCCTTCTACAGCTGGGAGAGCAGCAAGGACCCTGCTGAACAGCAGGGCAAGGGTGTGGCCCTTAAATCTGTCACAGCGTTCTTCAATTGGCTTCGTGAGGCTGAGGACGAGGAGTCTGATCACAACTGATGGCGGGTGGGGCAGGGGACTTGGAGCCATGGACACATGGATGGCCCAGCCAGCCAGCCNCCTGGACTGCAggggggcagcagcagcagtggcggcAGTGGCAGTGGGTGCCTGTAGTGCGATGTGTCTTGAGCTAATAAAGTGGCTGATGAGGCAGGATGGCTTGGGGCTGCCTGGGCCCCCCCCCTCCAGGATGCTGCCAagtgtctctctcctccccccaggGCACAGAGATATATATAAAGTCTTGAAATTTGGTGTGTCTTTGCGGGGGGAGGGGCACTACCGCCTGCCTCTAgggtccttttttattttctgaaatcacTCTTGGGACTGCCGTCCTCGCTGCTGGGGGCATATGCCCCAGCCCCTGCACCACCCCTGCTGCTGCCTgggcaggggaaaggggggggCACGGTGCCTGTAATTATTAAACATGAATTCAATTAAGTTTATTGCCTCTTTACTGAAGTATGGAGAGGTGGGCATCTTTCTTAATCAGATTTGGCCACTGTGTCATTGATTGTTTCTTTACCTGTCAGAAAATTTTGGGGAGTTGCTTTTCTGGAGGGTTGAGATCTTTGGATCAGCTTGATGAAACAACGGGAGATAAGTGCTGTAGGGTACTTTTGCTCCTACCAGGTTGATccgagctctgagtttgaggccctgTAGAAGCCATAAGTGGGATGTCCTATGTAAAATGACTGCATGGTCTACCAGCTTCTGTCAGTAACTCCCGCAGTGGACTGGAGATACTGTGAGACCCAGGCTGTCACTGAGTGGCTGTGACGTAGGCTTGCCCCGCCTGCTCTGGGTGGGCACGGCCCCGCGCTTACGTCACCGGCCCTGTTCCCCTCTCCCGGGAGCGGCAGCAGACGCGCtgctcccaccccctccccttctcacaAGCTGTCCCCTCCCTGGTGGTGACCGCGGCCCGACCCTCTGCAAAGCGATGGCCCGGGTCCCGAGCGCAGGCTAGCGTGCCTGGGTGCCTTGCCATGGGCTGTATTGGCTCTCGGCGCTCAGCCGGTCAGGGTAAGAGGCGGAGGCCGGAGCATGGATAGGGAGTCCGGCTACATAGCTGCCAGGTGGGGCCGTGGGTGGTAGGGGCGGTGAGGAGGGGGCTGGtataaggagaaggaggagcctGCGTCAGGGAGGCGGGTTGGGCCAGAGGAGCGTACGGCGAGGGGGCTAACCGACTCTGACTTGTTCCTGTGGCCTGCCTGCTACTGGGATTTTCCGTGGTGTACTCACCTTCTGCCTGTATTCTTGCTGCTGAGAGTGGCTGCAGGGGCACAGCCTGGGAGCCGCGGGCCAGCCTGCGGCCCCCACCTTCCCGGGCTCCTGGCAACTAGCCTTTTGTATATACATACTTCATTGCCTACACCTGCCTCTCTGATCTCAGTGTCTTAGGAGTGGCTCTTTGCTATGAACCTGCCTCTCCTACCTGGGTGCTATCATCCTCAGGAGTCAGCCTGCAAATGCTGGTCAAGTACCCCACCTAACACTAGTTTTTGCCTAACACTTGCTCCAAGCTTCAGAACCAGCGGGTTGATTAAAGGGGCTGAAGCCCCAGGTGGAGCATCTGTGAGCAAATTGATAACTTCTCACGCTCACagataattttattcttattaccccccccccaaaaaaaaaaaaacaccaaaaaaatcaaatcccGCTTACTCTGAGCAGAAAAAGTCCAGAGACAGGACATCATCAGGTCTTCCTATAGCCACTGAGCCCTGCTCAGGCCTTGGCTTCCATGAAAACGTGTCTGTGTCCCTATGTGGTTGGGAGTGGTGGGGTGAGGAGAGGAGCGCTTTAGCTCTAGGTCAGCCAGCCTACCTCCTATGTCAAGGAATTAGTTTGGAATGGGTCCTGGGATCTCCAAGCAGGTGGTCAATCACACAAAGCATTACTATGGTTGATATTTGAggtgttttataaataaactCTGGCTGAAATGTGTACTTCCCTTAAATTCTGGAATTTGTAGTCCCAGAAATAACCTCGTGGGTTATGAATTTGAGAAGTGGCAGGGCACTCTGACTTCTGGTCTGCATGGAGTTCAGGAAGTCATCCCCTCCTGTAGTCGGGGAAGAGTGTGACCTCAGGACTGGCCTTGAGAGCCCCGATTAAGTACCAGGTAGGGGTCAGGGGGTCAGGCGTAGCCAGTAACCTGTCTTCTTTCTGGTTGGTAGCATTTCTGAGGACCACCAACTGGCTGAGGCCCAGGGACAGAGACGTCTGCTCCAGCTAAAAGGTTAGTTGTGAGATGTGCATGGCCAGTTGGCACTGTGTAAGCTAAGATGAGCCCCACAAGACAGAGAACTTGGCGAGGTCCCTGGCACTCCCACTTCCTCAAAGCTATGAGACAGGAGTGTTCTCCTTATGTGACTAGGCACAAGTTCCAAGTGGGGAGGGGACTGGCTCAGCATCCGGAGCCAAAACAAGAATAGAACTGGGAGCTGGGCCTGAAGCAGTTCAGGCTTTGGGCTCTCTGCATCAACACAGCCAGCATGCCTATGATTTCTGTGCTGGGCAAAATGTTTCTGTGGCAGCGCGAAGGGCCTGGAGGACGATGGACTTGTCAGACAAGTCGCAGAGGTGAGAGCAGAGATCATGCATGTGGTCTGGGAAGCAATGGGAAacggaggaggagaaaggaatgcCAGGTGTGGAGAGGAAAATCTCTCTGGTTTAGATATTGGGAAACAGACTGAAAGGGGGAGACTCGGGTTGGGGCCATTAGGTAAGAACTAACAAGGGTGAAACTTAGAAAAATGAAGGGTTTGTTAGAAAAGAATAGAGTGATAGCCCCGTTGAGATTGGTGAGAGGAAAGAATAAacagggagaaggagagtgaggaggggggcAGTACAGGTTGGCAAATTTCATGCACTCTCCAGGGGTTGAGACGCTGGAGAAGAGGTCGGGGGTTACCCATATTTGGGTTTCACCTTAAGTTCTGTTAGCAAAATAGTTGTAGAGGAAGGTGTCCTTAGGGATGCCACAGTCAGCTGTGGGATGGGGGGGTTTCAGGAGAGTATGTGCGTGGTCTCGGATTGTCTGCGAGATGGGGGATGGGTAATAAAAAAATGACAGGGCAGCACGGTGAAAATGGCAGTCTTGGTAGAAGTGGGGAATGCAGATGAACACCTTTCCCTCCGACTCCTCAGTGGCTTCGGACCCTGCCTGGGCTGTGGAGTGGATCGAACTCCCTCGaggtctctctctgtcctccctggGATCTGCTCGGACTCTCCGAGGCTGGAGCCGGTCCCCCCGTCCTTCTTCTGTGGACAGCCAGGACTTGCCAGAGGTGCTGCGCCTTTTCTGTGCTTgtttggcgggggtggggtgggctggcGTTCACATTGAGGGTTCGTGTGACCCCCCTCCCCGTTCCTGCCTCACCATCCTGCTTCGGGCTCTTTTTTCCTGCTAGCGGAGGCGCTATCCGGCAGGCCGCCCCCGCGCCGGTCTGCTCTGCTCGGCGTGGTGCCAGCGGGCTGGCTTGCTAGCGCCTTCGGTGCTGACGTCAGCGCATCCCAGGCCGTATCCCGGGAGACCCTGTTGCATGGTGATGGGTTGCCAGGGAGATATACACCTTTTTCTTTGGGCCAGGGCCGCAGCTGCGCGGAGCGTCGCCGGGCATGGATGGCCCCGgctgggggaagagaggggagggaaggagaaccGGCCAGGAAACACCCGCCAGGTTCTCCTTCCCACAGGCCTGGCCAGAGGCTATCGGCGCCAATCTGGAGGCCCTGTCAGTCAGGTACTGAAGGAGAGGGACGGAGGATGGGCCTGAGGTCAAGGGGCAGGTGGAGGCCGCTTGTGCCAGGTGGAACCAACCATAATGGAGGAGAATTAGGTAATGCTGAGAAGGGGGTGTGTGCCTCAGTTACATTCAGCACAGGAAAACATTTGCTGGGGCTTATTAAGGGAGCGTTAAGTCAGGTACAGGATGGAGTTAGGAGTCCATATGGATTTAACTCTGACCCTGCCTTCTCCTGTTTCCTCCGGAGTACAAGGCATTACAGAACATGGGAGGGGCCGCGCTTGAGAATTGagggtgttaaaaaaaaaaaagaataaatctatGGGTTGAAGCATTATTACTAAGAGACACTTGTGGCCTTGAGTTACAGGGAGCGTTGTGTAAGGTTCTTTTTGAACCTTTTGATGACCTTCTTGGCCTAAAAAGCTGATTCCTTTCCCTTGAGGCAGGCAGGACGGGTGAAAGAATTTGGTGGTATTTGGCAAAAATGAGTACTGGACTTCAAGAAAGGCCAGGGAAAGGCAGAAGCCGCCTTGTGGCAGAGTCCTTTAAGCGTCTGAATAACAGGAAGAACCTAAAAAGAGacattatttcttttgaaaattaaaaagaaaattatctttaattaatTATGTGTGGGTATGCCCATGGAGCCCGGAGGTGTTTGATCTTCTGGAGCTAGATTAATAACAGCAACCTGATGTGGATActggaaccaaacttgggtcctctgtaaaggcagcaaatgctcttaatctcAGAGGAATATTTCATCTCTCTAAAAAGTTTTCTTTccccctaaaacacacacacacacacacacacacacacatacaaaccaaaaaaaaaaccaaacaaacaaacaaaacaaaacaaaacaaaacaaaaaaaaaacaaaccaaaaacattttagccaggcagtggtggtacacgcctttaatcccagcacttgggaggcagaggcaggcagatttctgagttcgaggccagcctggactacaaagtgagttccaggacagccagggctacacagagaaaaactcttttgtctcgaaaaatcaaaaaaaaattttttttttaaatttagatttagtTAGTAATTGTGCAAGTTTTGACATGAAGCCATTTTGATTCACTGTATTCTTGGGGAAGTATACCTTTATACCTTGTCTTATTCACTTGGCCCATGCATTTACCTATTAGCAGGCATTGTTTAAACACTGGTGATCATAAACTAAAATCCTCAGAGAGGCAAAGACCCACGAAGGAAAACCATATTTACACCTGGCAAGTAGGCTCCCTTAATGGTTCGTTGGTAGAATATATAGTGATCCATTGGCGACTCTGGTGAGAAGATAGACCACTATTTGAGTAGCAAGAAGGCCTCTCTGAGGGAGTGATACTTCGGTCACAACTGAAAAGATGAGAAGGCCAGCCATGGAAAGTGATGGAGcatgaaagaacagaaaagatggTATACAGACTTCCTGGCTGAAAATGTACAGGAGGTTAGAGGGACCTGTGCTGACCTGGGGAGGGGCACGGGGAGGCTTAAGGGAAGCAGTGGTGGGAAAGTGTCAAGGCAGGCTTTCATGCATGAACAGAAGGGATTCTTTGTTGTCAGGGATatctttgttttgagatagaggtCTTACATAGCTCAGGCTACCCTCTATCTCCtagtagccaaagatgaccttaaacttctgtccttctgcctttacctcccaagtgctagcatcCTGTGTCAGTTGTCACAAGgcttggtttatgtggtgctagggaccAAACAGTGGTTTCGGGAATGGTAGGCAAGCActataccaactgagctgcattcccTGGCGCCCTTGCTAAATTTTAGGATCAGATATGTGCAGGCAAAGCTTAGGGCAGCGTTGGTGGTGATCCTGGAGAATGGTTGTAACTAAATAGGAAGTTAGAAAACAAACCCGGATATGAGGAAGAGAATGTATCGCCTTAGCTTTGGTGATGCTCAATGTGTGGCTCTGGCAGGCAGTCTAGAAGGAGCTGGACATCTATCGAAAGACGGACAGAGGAAGGGGGAAACCTTAAGACCGTGTCTGCCTTAgctgtctcccttctccttcccttcctcccctgtcttctttggttttgtttttctttttgaaggacagggtttctctgtgcagccctggctgtcctggaactcactctgtagaccaggctggcctggaactcacagagacccgcctgcctctgcctcgtgagtgctggcattaaagccgtgcgccaccaccaGGCCCATCCTTTTCTCAGAGGTTCACTACtccacatttcttcttttcctcactTGTCTCCTTCCCTactgggagctgggaagatggaggCTCAgctcttcctttgttctcttggaCCCGAGTCGCCATTGCTCCCTAAGAAGATAGTTTGTGGACTCCAGCTTCTTAGCCCTTTCTGCTGGCCACTGTGCCCCTCTCCCACATATAGGACATACATGACATGCCATCCTAGCATTCTCCCAAGCTCCCGGCTACCAATGGGGCCTTGGCTTACGCAGGAGCATGTTGGAAAGAAGGTTGTTTCTGTCACGGCCACTAACCTTCTGACGGTGTTACTCAAGGTGAATGTTGGAGACACAGTCGCGATGCTGCCCAAGTCCCGGAGAGCTCTAACCATCCAGGAGATCGCTGCACTGGCCAGATCGTCCCTGCATGGTATGTACCCCCATGTCTGTTTCTCTGCccattttgtccttccttccttcttttcctcatgtcTTGTGGGACTGATTACTGTGGGACTATTTCCTGTGGGAATTTTTGGGGATTTATTTTTGCAAATCAGTCCTagcccttcctccccctcctaccCAAAGGACATGGAGAGACTTTGTTACCCTCTCCACCTACTTCCATACTGGCTATTCCCTAACCCTTGCCCTCAACCcaacttctctctcccacctccaggtATTTCCCAGGTAGTGAAGGACCACGTGACCAAGCCCACAGCCATGGCCCAGGGCCGTGTGGCTCACCTTATCGAATGGAAGGGCTGGAGCAAGCCTAGTGACTCACCGGCTGCTCTGGAATCAGCCTTTTCCTCCTATTCAGACCTCAGTGAGGGTGAACAAGAGGCTCGCTTTGCAGCAGGTAGGTAGCAGGAAGGGAATTAGCCCTATAGATTTATCACAGGGCTGCTGTCTCTCATCTCACTGGCTCTGGCACTGGGGCTGGAGTTCTTccatacacctctctctctctccctctctctctctctctctctctctctctctctctctctctctctctctctctctctctctccccagagaCCTCAGGGACATCTCCTGTCCTCAGAGCCAGCCCTAGTGGTAGCTTAGCTCCTGTGCATGTCAGTTGACACTGTGTCTCTCTGATAGGAGTGGCCGAACAGTTTGCTATTGCAGAAGCCAAGCTCCGGGCATGGTCTTCAGTGGATGGTGATGATTCTACCGATGAATCTTACGACGAGGACTTTCCTGGGGGAATTGACACAGGTGAGGAGTGTTTGATTCTGCCACTTGGGGTCAACTTGCCTGGTAGGTGTGATTCACTCTGAGCCTCCCAGAGCAACTTAAGTCTTCCAGACCGGAGGAAAGAGACtatccaggctgaccttgacacCTCAAGGACAAAGATCACCAGCTACCCTCAGGTGGGAAAACAGCGCTTTGAAATGGAACAGCTCTTTTCTATAGGTGCTGAgcctgctctctctgtgtgtagtgaGCCTTGCGGTTCtcagaataaagaagaaacaagccCAGGGAACATGGTGCCTCTTGCATACCCCCTACTACTACAGTCTTGTTTCCAGAAGAATCTGTGGTACCCTTGCTTCACCTCTTTGAGGGGGCTTTGGTTGGCTATGGCTGGACAGATGATCTGGCAGCAAGGTACCCAGCACCTCACAGGGCAGCAATCCCAAGCAAACAGGAAGGCATGCTGGGCCTGGACTCCACAGGATGCTGGCTCCAGCTCAGCATCTTTGTATTCCAGCCTGTGGGTCTTGCTTGGGGCCAGTGCTTGTGGAAAGGGACCCTGGGGGCCTTGCAGCTGTGCTCAGCTCCTCTTTCATCTTCCGTTCCTCAGACTGTGTGGCCAGCTTTCCCCGCAGCTTCTGGTGGCTGGCCTCACAGGACCCCCTGCCCCGAGTGCCTGACTATTTGCCTTTGAAGATCACCTACTAGTTCCTACTCCTCCGGCTAATTAACAAGGTTTTCAAGGCCAAGCCTGCATTTAAAGCAGGCACAGAGCCGCTGCTGCGGTTCAGAGGGGACTGAGTTGAATGCTTAAGGCCAAGGTGGAATCATAAgtatattatgattttttttgggggggggagggtcttaatttattttgtttttgagaaagggtcttactatagctcaggctatccttgaacatTTATTGAAAGTCTGTGTATATATAATCTTTGAACAAATTTTAAACAATGCACAGCTTTTTCTGGTGGGCACAGCCCTGTGGTAGGATGCCCTGCTCAGTGAGCAGAGCAAGGACAATTTAGCCTTTACTGCTTTGGGTAATGAGCAACCTACATGGTTGTATAGTGGTCTTGcattgcttgcttccttcctcttgatCTAATACTGTAAAGTAGATATTATTAGAATTTCTAATTCACCATGAAAGGAGCTGCAGCATCAGAGATTAAGACTTGTTCAGGTTGCCCGGTTCCTACTGACTCCCCTGATGACCCCTCCCCACAGCCGTAAGGGTAGGTGTGGGAGTCTGTGATTATGTGGTTTCCACATTGACCCACTGAAATGGAGCCAgcaaagctgtttttttttttttccccttcccttcacaGACGTGGCTGGGCCTCTGGGGTGCCACCTCCAGGACCTCTTCACAGGTCGTCGATTCTCCCGGCCCGTGCGCCAGGGCTCTGTGGAGCCAGAGAGCGACTGTTCACAGACCGTGTCCCCAGATACCCTGTGCTCTAGTCTGTGCAGCCTGGAGGATGGGTTACTGGGCTCCCCAGCCAGGATGACCTCCCAGATGTTGGGTGAAGAGCTGCTCCTTGCCAGGCTGCCCCCCAGCCGGGAAAGTGCCTTCCGCAGCCTGGGTCCTTTGGAGGCCCAGGACTCCCTTTACAACTCACCGCTCTCAGAATCCTGCCTTTCCCCTGCCGAGGAGGAGGAGCCTGATTCCTGCAAGGACTGCCAGCTGCTCTGCCCGCTGCCCACAGGGAGCTGGGAAAGGCAGCAGCAAGTCTCTGATGTGGCCTCTTCTGGGGTGGTATCCTTAGATGAGGATGAGGTGGACCAGTGATCCAGACATGCCCGGTGGGGGCATGTTTCCCCGGGCTGCTGCCTGGGGCGGAGCCTCTGTGGCCAAATGTGGGCTCTGAAGCTTTCGAGGGCTTCTGGGAGCACTCACTTCTCCATTGTGTGTTTTGCATGAAAGTGTTTGGAGAGGAGGCAGGGGCCAGGCTAGGGGCGCATGTCCTGCTTCCACTCATGGGGTTTGCCGGGGCTTGCCCGGGGCCCCTGGGGCATGGCTACAGCTGTGGCAGACAGTGACGTTCATGTTTCCTGAATCCAAAATGCCACATTTCCTCCTGGGATTTGACCCCGAGAGGGTTGTGGCTGGGCTGAGGAGGTGGAAATGGAGGAAGCCTGGCCACacaccttcccccctcccccatacccctctcctctgcttttctcttcaCCGGAGTCCATGTGCGGCGTGTGACTGAACCACCTCCACCTGTGGGGCTGGCTCATGCCCTCCCGGAGTCTACAGATTGAGCCATCCCCTAAGGGTCCCCTTTGCCCAGCTGGGCTCTGCTGTGCTTCACCTCTCCATTGTctctaaaccttttttttttcccctaaagacAGGGGGTTTCTGGTCTGTTCTTTGAGCCGATCTTCTTTGGGAGGCACTGGAAAAGATGAAAGAGTGTGCCCTTGCCCCCTTCACTGcccccccttccctccaccctggcCCTTTCCCAGCATGGCAAGATTGTGTGGGCACATGCAGAGTCTCAGTAGGGCGGAACTGGAAAAAGTAAGGGCTCTGCTTGTTACAGAGCTGGGAGGGCCTTGTCCTTTCTTCGGGGACCACAAGGGGGCAACCCGGGTAGCCAGATTTGTGCCAATGAATGGACAGTCATGAGAGAGTAGCTGTCcttgggggaggaaagagggtAGTGCTTTTCTTGGCTGAATGGAAGGCTGTAGCCACAGTGATAGGGGGCCCTGTCCCAGGCAGGGCGTTGCTGATCAGCCAGTGGAAGCCCCTGGCAGATCCGATATTCCGAGACACTGGGGTTGGTAAGTGGCTGCAGAATGAATCTCAGAGGCTTGGGCAACAGGTAAGAGGATCCAAGGTGAAAATATGAGCCAACAGCACAAGTGTTCTATACATGAGTGGCTAATTAGGTGTTTAttctatttattgttttattaaattaatataaaaatctttGTAAATTTCTATATACATCTTGTCATTGGAGGCTCCAGTATAAACCCAGTTTAGTTCTGCCCTTTTCTCAAAGATGGGGCAGGGGCCACAGAACCCCACCACATCCCGCCAGGACATTTGCTGATCCCCCAGCAGTTAGGGTGGCCTTGGGATCAGCTTCTGGTCACTGCTGCTTGCTGAAGGAATGCAGGCCACCCCAGTAAGGGGTTCACTGGCACTTGTCATCACTGTCGGAGGGGGTACCCTCTCGTGGGAGGCCGTGGCGGGATCTCGGCCCCCAGAGCGCATGCACCTCAGTGGTCTCTGTGTCACTGCTGCTGGTGGCACTGTCCCGGAAACTGGCGAGGGGTGGCCTGACTTTAACCCCCTGTGCTGTGACAGAGCCTTCAATGGCCTTCCGGAGCTGGAAAGGTAAGAGTCAGATGTGTGCCTCAGACTCCTCCCCAGCACAGCCCCTGGGGGAGCCAGACAGCTCTGATGCTATTTGGAAGTGTAAGTGGCTTTGGCTATGTCACCTCACCTCCTTTAGGGTGACAATCCCAATGAGTCTGCCAATGCTGGTGACATAAGCATGGTCCACTCCCAGCAATGAGAAGATGGTGTGGGTCTGCAGAACAGAGAGCAGAAAAGCTCGGCTTGATATCCAAGGGATATCTCAATCACAAGCCAAAGGGGACCAGGGCAAACTGGGGATGTGACAGTGGGAGGGGCTGCCGGAGGGACATTTGAGCTCGGAGAATATTCCTGTGTCCCAAAGCTTAGATCCCAAAGTCTCAAGGCTGCTTGTGTCTATCACGCTTCCCCAAGCCATCAGATGTGACCACCAGGCCTCAGACTTTATCAACAGTTTACATTTGCTGTCTTGAAAACAGCTCTTGGCATTTCCTGGAATTGGTTATCTACTGTTTGGGGTACATCTATGAGCCTCGTGGCATAAAAGGTGACTCAAGATTGGTGGTCCCAAGTGTCTTATGCCTTACATACTTTATTATTATACTAAATTATGGGAAGGACAAGACATGGCATACTTAAGGGTCTCAGTGTTggtggttctggggactgaagcTAGGGTGTCAAATATGCTGGGTCaggctcctacccactgagctatggCTCCAGAAGTAGTACactcagcccaggctggccttgaatttataataCTGCTTTAGCCTCAACCTCCTAAGTactggattataggtgtgtgccaccacacccatcttaGAAATTCAGTCTTTGAAGTCATGTTTCTTCAGTACCTGTAACTGTCATGTAGTTAGCAATCTCTTGTTATATAACCTTATACCCTACATGCAACAACTGAACCCTATGTGCAACAAATTAgccttaatttccttttcttcccttggaGGAAATATCTTTACTGTAAGCTCTCCTAGCTTAAGGTCACATAATCCTCCTCACTCCCTGTGAAGGAGCTATTAAACAATTCCGTTTTCCTGCTCATTCCAAATCATAGTGACCTAGCAGGCAGTGTGCTTTT contains:
- the Fam131a gene encoding protein FAM131A isoform X1; translated protein: MPMISVLGKMFLWQREGPGGRWTCQTSRRVASDPAWAVEWIELPRGLSLSSLGSARTLRGWSRSPRPSSVDSQDLPEVNVGDTVAMLPKSRRALTIQEIAALARSSLHGISQVVKDHVTKPTAMAQGRVAHLIEWKGWSKPSDSPAALESAFSSYSDLSEGEQEARFAAGVAEQFAIAEAKLRAWSSVDGDDSTDESYDEDFPGGIDTDVAGPLGCHLQDLFTGRRFSRPVRQGSVEPESDCSQTVSPDTLCSSLCSLEDGLLGSPARMTSQMLGEELLLARLPPSRESAFRSLGPLEAQDSLYNSPLSESCLSPAEEEEPDSCKDCQLLCPLPTGSWERQQQVSDVASSGVVSLDEDEVDQ
- the Fam131a gene encoding protein FAM131A isoform X2, which codes for MLPKSRRALTIQEIAALARSSLHGISQVVKDHVTKPTAMAQGRVAHLIEWKGWSKPSDSPAALESAFSSYSDLSEGEQEARFAAGVAEQFAIAEAKLRAWSSVDGDDSTDESYDEDFPGGIDTDVAGPLGCHLQDLFTGRRFSRPVRQGSVEPESDCSQTVSPDTLCSSLCSLEDGLLGSPARMTSQMLGEELLLARLPPSRESAFRSLGPLEAQDSLYNSPLSESCLSPAEEEEPDSCKDCQLLCPLPTGSWERQQQVSDVASSGVVSLDEDEVDQ